From Streptomyces sp. NBC_01460, a single genomic window includes:
- a CDS encoding TerD family protein: MIKGANVGLATLSEDVGSVVMSLGWSSVTEEGSADVSVLLLDGDGKVRGAGDFCFHGNPTAGEGSVRLLGKTPTADGDESRIGFDLDAVPPGVERIVVAASRSGGSRFGDFDDLLLTVADSSGNDLVHFSVEDAGAVSAFIFGELYRRAGEWKFRAVGQGYASGPAGLAADFGVDLDVAARSADDGAVTGLGSRAASPAAAVPPPRAPEPATEAGADAGETRSQEGDAGHPGRTPDSPEDLAVPEGPADAVEAGDALDAGDGQDAGRETADRETVERERAELKEFIKGLSADDIKSGGWFTKLSAQALSSYTGKADQKYFRERYEGVPVDAVVDQRIKMAARYAALEGGLSAGAYTATVAATLGSLGGASAATVPAAVATMMVDVAFVTRLQLRLAHDIAVLHRVPLDLSDPDDMWKLIRVAFTIKGGEAVREGVVKAVPALVRPMIKRFYSGGALTAARGLPVVGKYLLQRNVIKIGIPLVGVPLAVVLNRWTTLLAGRHAQAVFRNEARVIELAEGLSRRSRHPQLMLWVAWLVIRADRKITDDETLLMRHLVRLVREQHHVVDEQLAHLVDVDPAEVWGRVDAEPGDLSDLLDVAERVAAVDGDANALEGAVISELRDRCARV, from the coding sequence ATGATCAAGGGTGCCAACGTCGGTCTGGCCACGCTGAGCGAGGACGTCGGGTCCGTGGTGATGAGCCTCGGCTGGAGCAGCGTGACCGAGGAGGGGAGCGCAGACGTCTCCGTTCTTCTCCTCGACGGTGACGGCAAGGTGCGCGGCGCCGGCGACTTCTGTTTCCACGGCAACCCGACCGCCGGCGAGGGGAGTGTGCGGCTGCTCGGGAAGACCCCCACGGCTGACGGCGACGAGAGCCGGATCGGGTTCGACCTGGACGCCGTACCACCGGGGGTCGAGCGGATCGTGGTGGCGGCGAGCCGGTCCGGAGGGTCGCGGTTCGGGGACTTCGACGACCTCCTCCTGACCGTCGCCGACAGCTCCGGCAATGACCTCGTCCACTTCTCCGTCGAGGACGCCGGGGCTGTGAGCGCCTTCATCTTCGGAGAGCTCTACCGGCGCGCGGGCGAGTGGAAGTTCCGGGCCGTGGGCCAGGGATACGCATCCGGCCCGGCCGGACTGGCGGCGGACTTCGGTGTCGACCTCGACGTCGCGGCCCGGAGCGCGGACGACGGTGCCGTGACCGGCCTCGGCTCCCGGGCCGCGTCCCCGGCGGCCGCGGTGCCCCCGCCCCGGGCACCGGAGCCCGCGACCGAGGCAGGGGCGGACGCCGGGGAGACGCGGAGCCAGGAGGGGGACGCGGGGCACCCCGGCCGTACGCCGGACAGCCCTGAGGACCTCGCCGTCCCCGAGGGTCCGGCGGACGCCGTCGAGGCCGGGGACGCCCTCGACGCCGGAGACGGCCAGGACGCCGGCCGGGAGACCGCCGACCGCGAGACCGTCGAGCGTGAGCGGGCCGAACTGAAGGAATTCATCAAGGGGTTGAGCGCGGACGACATCAAGTCGGGCGGCTGGTTCACCAAGCTCAGCGCTCAGGCCCTGAGCTCCTACACCGGCAAGGCCGACCAGAAGTACTTCCGGGAGCGGTACGAGGGCGTACCCGTGGATGCCGTCGTCGACCAGCGGATCAAGATGGCGGCCCGGTACGCCGCGCTGGAAGGCGGGCTCTCCGCCGGGGCCTATACGGCGACCGTCGCCGCCACCCTCGGGAGTCTCGGCGGTGCCTCGGCGGCTACCGTCCCGGCTGCCGTCGCGACCATGATGGTCGATGTCGCCTTCGTCACCCGGCTCCAGCTCCGCCTGGCCCACGACATCGCGGTCCTCCACCGGGTCCCGCTCGACCTGTCCGATCCCGACGACATGTGGAAGCTCATCAGGGTGGCCTTCACGATCAAGGGCGGGGAGGCAGTCCGGGAAGGTGTGGTCAAGGCGGTCCCGGCCCTCGTGCGGCCGATGATCAAGCGCTTCTACTCCGGAGGGGCGCTGACCGCCGCGAGGGGACTCCCGGTCGTGGGGAAGTACCTCCTGCAGCGCAACGTCATCAAGATCGGCATCCCCTTGGTCGGCGTCCCCCTCGCGGTGGTGCTGAACCGCTGGACGACGCTGCTCGCGGGGCGGCACGCGCAAGCCGTCTTCCGGAACGAGGCCCGTGTGATCGAACTCGCCGAAGGGCTCAGCAGGCGGAGCCGGCACCCCCAGCTGATGCTGTGGGTCGCGTGGCTCGTCATCAGGGCGGACCGGAAGATCACCGACGACGAGACGCTGCTGATGCGGCACCTGGTCAGGCTGGTCAGGGAGCAGCACCACGTGGTCGACGAACAGCTCGCCCACCTCGTCGACGTCGATCCCGCCGAGGTGTGGGGGCGCGTGGATGCCGAGCCGGGGGATCTGAGCGACCTCCTCGACGTGGCCGAGCGGGTGGCCGCTGTCGACGGGGACGCCAACGCCCTCGAGGGAGCCGTCATCTCCGAGCTCCGGGACCGCTGCGCCCGGGTCTGA
- a CDS encoding LacI family DNA-binding transcriptional regulator, with protein MAAARVRSGGRPTLEEVAARAGVGRGTASRVINGSPRVSAQTREAVEAAVAELGYVPNRAARALAGNRTDAIALVVPESETRFFAEPYFSDIVRGVGAALADTEMQLLLTLAGNDRERRRLAQYLTAHRVDGVLLVSVHADDPLPDLLEQLGMPSVISGRRHAAETLPSVDSDNFEGARAAVDHFISRGRRSIATITGRLDVYGAQRRLDGYRKAVAAAGLDPDERLIAPADFSEEGGARAMRELLERRPDVDAVFAASDVMAAGARQVLRESGRRIPDDVALIGFDDSAVARHMDPPLTSVRQPIEEMGRTMTRVLLQEIANRSSDDPTQERPRIVLPTELVVRESS; from the coding sequence ATGGCGGCAGCGCGAGTACGGAGTGGCGGGCGGCCCACGCTCGAAGAAGTAGCGGCCCGGGCCGGAGTGGGGCGCGGCACGGCCTCGCGCGTCATCAACGGCTCACCGCGGGTCAGCGCCCAGACCCGGGAGGCCGTCGAGGCGGCCGTCGCCGAACTGGGCTACGTGCCCAACCGTGCGGCCAGGGCGCTCGCGGGCAACCGCACGGACGCCATCGCGCTCGTCGTGCCCGAGTCCGAGACCCGCTTCTTCGCCGAGCCGTACTTCTCCGACATCGTGCGCGGTGTCGGGGCCGCCCTCGCCGACACCGAGATGCAGCTGCTGCTGACCCTCGCGGGCAACGACCGCGAGCGCCGGCGGCTCGCGCAGTACCTGACCGCGCACCGGGTGGACGGGGTGCTCCTGGTCTCCGTCCACGCGGACGACCCGCTGCCGGACCTCCTCGAACAGCTCGGCATGCCCTCCGTGATCAGCGGCCGCAGGCACGCGGCGGAGACGCTGCCCTCGGTCGACTCCGACAACTTCGAGGGTGCCCGAGCGGCCGTCGACCACTTCATATCGCGAGGCCGCCGCTCCATCGCCACGATCACCGGCCGACTCGACGTCTACGGCGCCCAGCGCCGCCTCGACGGCTACCGCAAGGCCGTCGCCGCGGCTGGCCTCGACCCGGACGAGCGGCTGATCGCGCCCGCGGACTTCAGCGAGGAGGGCGGTGCCCGCGCGATGCGGGAGCTGCTGGAGCGCCGCCCCGACGTGGACGCGGTCTTCGCCGCCTCCGACGTGATGGCGGCGGGCGCCCGCCAGGTGCTGCGCGAGTCCGGCCGGCGCATCCCCGACGACGTCGCCCTGATCGGCTTCGACGACTCCGCGGTCGCCCGCCACATGGACCCGCCCCTGACGAGCGTGCGCCAGCCGATCGAGGAGATGGGCCGCACGATGACCCGCGTCCTGCTCCAGGAGATCGCGAACCGCTCGTCGGACGACCCCACCCAGGAACGCCCGAGGATCGTGCTGCCCACGGAGCTGGTGGTGCGGGAGTCGTCCTGA
- a CDS encoding GH1 family beta-glucosidase, which produces MTAVRPDTTPKQAPEAQFPTGFIWGAATASYQVEGAAAEDGRTPSIWDTFSRTPGKVRNGDTGDIAADHYHRYRDDVALMKQLGLKAYRFSVSWSRVQPTGRGPAVERGLDFYRKLVDELLDAGIMPVATLYHWDLPQELEDAGGWPERVTADRFADYAAIVSGALGDRVGMWTTLNEPWCSAYLGYGSGVHAPGRTEPAAALQAAHHLNLAHGRAIEVLRAQLPAAAQTSVTLNLHQVRPLTGSEADADAARRIDAVGNRVFTGPMLRGEYPEDLITDTSHLVDWSKLVKDGDLATISRPVDALGINYYTPTLVSTPVEGASYARSDAHGASAHSPWPGSEHVAFHLAEGKERTAMDWSIDPNGLYDLLMDVSRDHPGLPLMVTENGAAFDDYVSPEGKVEDPERVAYLHGHLDAVQRAVADGADVRGYFLWSLMDNFEWAYGYSKRFGAVYVDYASQRRIPKTSAHWYSDVIRRHALPPVGTV; this is translated from the coding sequence ATGACTGCCGTACGACCCGACACCACCCCGAAGCAGGCGCCCGAGGCACAGTTCCCCACGGGCTTCATCTGGGGCGCGGCGACCGCCTCCTACCAGGTCGAGGGCGCCGCCGCCGAGGACGGCCGCACGCCGTCGATCTGGGACACCTTCAGCCGCACGCCCGGCAAGGTCCGCAACGGCGACACCGGCGACATCGCCGCCGACCACTACCACCGCTACCGCGACGACGTCGCGCTCATGAAGCAGCTCGGGCTGAAGGCCTACCGCTTCTCCGTCTCCTGGTCCCGGGTCCAGCCCACCGGCCGCGGCCCGGCCGTCGAGCGCGGACTGGACTTCTACCGCAAGCTCGTCGACGAGCTGCTGGACGCCGGCATCATGCCCGTCGCCACCCTCTACCACTGGGACCTGCCCCAGGAGCTGGAGGACGCCGGCGGCTGGCCCGAGCGCGTGACCGCCGACCGGTTCGCCGACTACGCCGCCATCGTGTCCGGCGCCCTCGGCGACCGCGTCGGCATGTGGACCACCCTCAACGAGCCGTGGTGCTCGGCCTACCTCGGCTACGGCTCCGGAGTGCACGCTCCCGGCCGCACCGAGCCCGCGGCGGCGCTGCAGGCGGCCCATCACCTCAACCTCGCCCATGGCCGGGCGATCGAGGTTCTGCGCGCCCAACTCCCCGCTGCTGCGCAGACCTCGGTCACCCTCAATCTCCACCAGGTCCGCCCGCTGACCGGCAGCGAGGCCGACGCGGACGCCGCGCGCCGCATCGACGCGGTCGGCAACCGCGTCTTCACCGGCCCGATGCTGCGCGGGGAGTACCCCGAGGACCTGATCACCGACACCTCGCACCTGGTGGACTGGTCGAAGCTGGTCAAGGACGGTGACCTCGCCACCATCTCCCGTCCGGTCGACGCCCTCGGCATCAACTACTACACGCCGACCCTGGTCTCCACCCCGGTGGAGGGCGCCAGTTACGCCCGCAGCGACGCCCACGGCGCCAGCGCGCACTCTCCGTGGCCCGGCTCCGAGCACGTCGCCTTCCACCTCGCCGAGGGGAAGGAGCGCACCGCCATGGACTGGTCGATCGACCCGAACGGGCTGTACGACCTGCTCATGGACGTCAGCCGTGACCACCCCGGCCTGCCGCTGATGGTCACCGAGAACGGTGCCGCCTTCGACGACTACGTCTCGCCCGAGGGCAAGGTCGAGGACCCCGAGCGGGTCGCCTACCTCCACGGCCACCTCGACGCCGTGCAGCGCGCCGTCGCCGACGGCGCGGACGTCCGCGGCTACTTCCTCTGGTCCCTGATGGACAACTTCGAGTGGGCGTACGGCTATTCGAAGCGCTTCGGCGCCGTGTACGTCGACTACGCCTCCCAGCGCCGGATCCCCAAGACGAGTGCCCACTGGTACTCGGACGTGATCCGCCGCCACGCACTGCCCCCGGTCGGCACCGTCTGA
- a CDS encoding carbohydrate ABC transporter permease, protein MTTTSPIAAPDHRRVSKATVRDEPPRRRRFKPGAGRQHHAGPFAYFALAVVGLGSLFPLYWTLVAASRTQDEVLDTTPPLVPGGNLFNNLQAAWEQANLGKAIVNTVIVSSSITLATLFFCTLAGYAFAKMRFKGRGALMTMVIATLTIPPQLSVVPLFMMMSDIGWGGQLESVIFPTLVSAFGVFFMRQYLLEALPYELIEAGRVDGANNLRIVWSIVLPVARPAMMVLGMLTFVQAWNDFFWPYLALNQQNPTLQVALGQLSASYVPDQSIVMAGALISTLPLLVVFVIFGKQIVGGIMSGAVKG, encoded by the coding sequence ATGACCACCACCAGCCCCATCGCCGCTCCGGACCACCGCCGCGTCTCCAAGGCCACGGTCCGTGACGAGCCTCCGCGCCGCCGCCGCTTCAAGCCCGGAGCCGGCCGCCAGCACCACGCGGGCCCCTTCGCCTACTTCGCGCTCGCCGTCGTCGGCCTCGGCTCGCTGTTCCCGCTGTACTGGACGCTCGTGGCGGCGTCCCGCACCCAGGACGAGGTGCTGGACACCACGCCGCCGCTGGTCCCGGGCGGCAACCTGTTCAACAACCTCCAGGCGGCCTGGGAGCAGGCCAACCTCGGCAAGGCCATCGTCAACACGGTGATCGTCTCCTCCAGCATCACCCTGGCGACCCTGTTCTTCTGCACCCTGGCCGGCTACGCCTTCGCCAAGATGCGCTTCAAGGGCCGCGGCGCGCTGATGACCATGGTCATCGCGACGCTGACGATCCCGCCGCAGCTCAGCGTCGTACCGCTGTTCATGATGATGTCCGACATCGGCTGGGGCGGACAGCTGGAGTCGGTGATCTTCCCGACCCTGGTCAGCGCGTTCGGTGTGTTCTTCATGCGCCAGTACCTCCTGGAGGCGCTGCCGTACGAGCTCATCGAGGCGGGCAGGGTGGACGGCGCGAACAACCTCCGCATCGTGTGGAGCATCGTGCTGCCGGTCGCCCGTCCGGCCATGATGGTGCTCGGCATGCTCACCTTCGTCCAGGCCTGGAACGACTTCTTCTGGCCCTACCTCGCGCTGAACCAGCAGAACCCCACGCTCCAGGTGGCCCTCGGCCAGCTGAGCGCGTCCTACGTCCCCGACCAGAGCATCGTCATGGCGGGCGCGCTGATCAGCACGCTGCCGCTGCTCGTCGTCTTCGTGATCTTCGGCAAGCAGATCGTCGGGGGCATCATGTCCGGCGCCGTCAAGGGCTGA
- a CDS encoding carbohydrate ABC transporter permease, with product MATTTPTRGAHGSRPSRRAPKPMTPARQVWRSRLWRFDDKASPYAYIAPFFLVFGAFGLYPLIYTGWIALHRVEMTGLDQMEWVGWDNFSTILQDSEFWTAVTNTFVIGVISTVPQLMIALGLAHLLNYKLRASTFWRTVILTPYATSVASAALVFALVFRADGGLLNWVLGFFGAGETNWANGHWTSNIAIAVIVIWRWTGYNTLIYLAAMQAVPSDLYEAASLDGASRWQQFRNVTIPALRPTILFTIVISTIGSMQLFGEPLLLEGGQIGAQGGSEHQYETLSIYLYNYGWNLGHLGPAAAVAWAMLVLLLLIAAINWLVGRFMRKTAA from the coding sequence GTGGCAACCACCACCCCCACCCGGGGCGCACACGGCTCGCGGCCCAGCCGCCGCGCTCCGAAGCCCATGACCCCGGCCCGTCAGGTCTGGCGCAGCCGGCTGTGGCGCTTCGACGACAAGGCATCGCCGTACGCCTACATCGCGCCCTTCTTCCTCGTCTTCGGGGCCTTCGGGCTCTACCCCCTGATCTACACCGGCTGGATCGCCCTCCACCGGGTGGAGATGACCGGCCTCGACCAGATGGAATGGGTCGGCTGGGACAACTTCAGCACCATCCTCCAGGACTCCGAGTTCTGGACCGCGGTCACCAACACCTTCGTCATCGGCGTCATCTCGACCGTGCCGCAGCTGATGATCGCGCTCGGCCTCGCCCACCTGCTGAACTACAAACTGCGGGCCAGCACCTTCTGGCGCACCGTGATCCTCACGCCGTACGCCACCTCGGTGGCGTCCGCCGCGCTGGTCTTCGCCCTGGTGTTCCGGGCGGACGGCGGCCTGCTGAACTGGGTCCTCGGCTTCTTCGGTGCCGGTGAGACGAACTGGGCCAACGGCCACTGGACGTCCAACATCGCCATCGCCGTGATCGTGATCTGGCGCTGGACGGGCTACAACACCCTGATCTACCTGGCCGCCATGCAGGCGGTCCCGTCCGACCTCTACGAGGCGGCCTCGCTCGACGGGGCCTCGCGCTGGCAGCAGTTCCGCAACGTGACGATTCCCGCGCTCCGGCCGACGATCCTCTTCACGATCGTCATCTCGACCATCGGATCCATGCAGCTGTTCGGTGAGCCTCTGCTGCTCGAGGGCGGTCAGATCGGAGCCCAGGGCGGCTCCGAGCACCAGTACGAGACCCTCAGCATCTACCTCTACAACTACGGCTGGAACCTCGGACACCTCGGTCCGGCCGCCGCGGTCGCCTGGGCCATGCTCGTCCTGCTGCTGCTCATTGCCGCGATCAACTGGCTCGTCGGGCGCTTCATGCGCAAGACCGCGGCCTGA
- a CDS encoding ABC transporter substrate-binding protein, with protein sequence MRITRTVAGRSRRTAVMVTTGLTATALLLTGCSDSGSDSGEADADGNITLTVADFGQFGYKEAGLFAKYHELHPNITVKENVTADEKVYYPKFLQQLNTGSGLADVQGIEVGRVKELVDTKADAFADLSKVIDPDQWVNWKALQASTDEGKVIGAGTDIGPMSICYRRDLFEKAGLPTDRTEVAAKLAGGWEDYLALGEEYKKKAPKDTFFMDSASAMYNGVVSSDSEQYYSKDGKAIYKESAGVKAGWKLATEAVDKKLTQGLAQFSVPWQNALRKGSMATVACPAWMAAQIATYSGDQFKGKWDIARTPGETAANWGGSFLSVPAKGKHVKEAGELVKWLTAPEQQAAVFKAAGLFPSNKGAYELPDVKTAKLEYFNNAPIGEIYAEEAQVIPAAVLGPKDGVIKDTIGTQINNMEQRGTSADDAWNAATEAIDKVIG encoded by the coding sequence ATGCGCATCACCCGCACCGTCGCAGGTCGAAGCCGCAGAACCGCCGTCATGGTCACCACGGGCCTCACGGCCACCGCCCTGCTGCTGACCGGCTGCAGCGACTCGGGCTCGGACTCGGGCGAGGCCGACGCCGACGGGAACATCACCCTGACCGTGGCCGACTTCGGCCAGTTCGGCTACAAGGAGGCGGGGCTCTTCGCGAAGTACCACGAGCTCCACCCGAACATCACGGTCAAGGAAAACGTCACGGCCGACGAGAAGGTCTACTACCCCAAGTTCCTCCAGCAGCTCAACACGGGCAGCGGCCTGGCCGATGTGCAGGGCATAGAGGTCGGCCGTGTGAAGGAGCTCGTCGACACCAAGGCGGACGCCTTCGCCGACCTCTCCAAGGTGATCGACCCCGACCAGTGGGTGAACTGGAAGGCGCTGCAGGCGAGCACCGACGAGGGCAAGGTCATCGGTGCCGGCACCGACATCGGCCCCATGTCGATCTGCTACCGCCGTGACCTGTTCGAGAAGGCCGGACTGCCGACCGACCGGACCGAGGTCGCCGCGAAGCTCGCCGGTGGCTGGGAGGACTACCTCGCGCTCGGTGAGGAGTACAAGAAGAAGGCCCCCAAGGACACCTTCTTCATGGACTCCGCCAGCGCCATGTACAACGGCGTGGTGAGCTCCGACTCGGAGCAGTACTACTCCAAGGACGGCAAGGCGATCTACAAGGAGAGCGCCGGCGTCAAGGCGGGCTGGAAGCTCGCCACCGAGGCGGTCGACAAGAAGCTGACCCAGGGTCTGGCCCAGTTCAGCGTCCCGTGGCAGAACGCCCTGCGCAAGGGCAGCATGGCCACCGTGGCCTGCCCCGCGTGGATGGCCGCGCAGATCGCCACCTACTCCGGTGACCAGTTCAAGGGCAAGTGGGACATCGCCCGCACCCCGGGTGAGACCGCGGCCAACTGGGGCGGTTCCTTCCTCTCCGTGCCCGCGAAGGGCAAGCACGTCAAGGAGGCCGGTGAGCTCGTCAAGTGGCTGACCGCGCCCGAGCAGCAGGCCGCCGTGTTCAAGGCCGCCGGCCTCTTCCCGTCGAACAAGGGCGCCTACGAGCTCCCCGACGTGAAGACCGCCAAGCTGGAGTACTTCAACAACGCCCCGATCGGTGAGATCTACGCCGAAGAGGCGCAGGTCATCCCCGCGGCCGTGCTCGGCCCGAAGGACGGCGTCATCAAGGACACCATCGGCACCCAGATCAACAACATGGAGCAGCGGGGCACCAGCGCGGACGACGCGTGGAACGCGGCCACCGAGGCCATCGACAAGGTGATCGGCTGA
- a CDS encoding cellulose binding domain-containing protein — MGTSTHRRTTSTRTKAVGALVAAVVVGGTVLMVTGTAQAAAVGATYTRASGWAGGYTGQYVVSNETGTVQSGWTLEFDLPAGTKIDSLWNGEHTVSGNHVTVKPASWNKDIAPGASVTVGFVTTSAGKAADPEGCLINDAACSADGGTAPEPSGRPTGTPTPTSAPTSTPTSAPTPAESATAEPTPTAEPSGTPGGAAGGAGFAPYVDTSLYPSYDLLDTVSRTGVKEFNLAFITSGGSCAPLWGGVTGLADDKVAAQIDALRAEGGDVRVSFGGAAGAELALHCSSAAELAAAYGKVIDAYGLTKVDFDIEGGALPDTAANSRRAQAVAQLQKEHPGLDVSFTLPVMPEGLTQPGVDLIADAKKNGVTIDAVNIMAMDYGASYSGDMGDYAAQAATATQAQLKGVLGLSDAAAWKAVAVTPMIGVNDVATEIFTVEDAGQLVKFAQEKGIGRLAMWSGTRDVQCAGGAKPTADAVCSSILQEPLAFTKAFGTFG; from the coding sequence ATGGGCACCAGCACGCACCGCCGTACGACGAGCACCCGCACGAAGGCGGTCGGCGCCCTGGTCGCCGCGGTGGTCGTCGGCGGCACGGTCCTCATGGTCACCGGAACGGCGCAGGCGGCCGCGGTCGGCGCCACGTACACCAGGGCCAGCGGATGGGCCGGGGGGTACACCGGGCAGTACGTCGTCTCGAACGAGACCGGGACGGTCCAGTCCGGGTGGACGCTCGAATTCGACCTTCCCGCCGGCACGAAGATCGACTCGCTCTGGAACGGTGAGCACACCGTCAGCGGCAACCACGTCACCGTGAAGCCCGCGAGCTGGAACAAGGACATCGCTCCGGGTGCGTCCGTGACGGTCGGCTTCGTCACCACCTCCGCCGGGAAGGCCGCCGATCCCGAGGGCTGCCTCATCAACGACGCCGCGTGCTCGGCGGACGGCGGCACAGCGCCGGAGCCCAGCGGGCGCCCCACCGGAACCCCCACACCCACGTCGGCCCCCACCTCGACGCCCACGTCGGCGCCGACGCCCGCCGAGAGCGCCACCGCCGAGCCGACACCGACGGCCGAGCCGTCCGGGACCCCTGGAGGGGCGGCCGGCGGAGCCGGGTTCGCCCCCTACGTCGACACGTCGCTGTACCCCTCCTACGACCTCCTGGACACCGTGTCCAGGACGGGCGTCAAGGAGTTCAACCTGGCCTTCATCACGTCGGGCGGCAGCTGCGCCCCGCTGTGGGGCGGCGTCACCGGGCTCGCCGACGACAAGGTGGCCGCCCAGATCGACGCGCTGCGGGCCGAGGGCGGCGACGTGCGGGTCTCCTTCGGCGGGGCGGCCGGTGCCGAGCTGGCGCTGCACTGCTCCTCGGCGGCCGAGCTCGCCGCGGCGTACGGCAAGGTCATCGACGCGTACGGGCTGACCAAGGTGGACTTCGACATCGAGGGCGGGGCGCTGCCCGACACCGCCGCCAACTCCCGCCGCGCGCAGGCCGTCGCCCAGCTCCAGAAGGAGCACCCCGGCCTGGACGTCTCCTTCACGCTGCCCGTGATGCCGGAGGGACTGACCCAGCCCGGTGTGGACCTGATCGCGGACGCGAAGAAGAACGGCGTCACGATCGACGCGGTCAACATCATGGCCATGGACTACGGGGCCTCGTACAGCGGGGACATGGGCGACTACGCGGCCCAGGCCGCCACGGCCACGCAGGCCCAGCTCAAGGGCGTGCTCGGGCTCTCGGACGCGGCGGCCTGGAAGGCCGTGGCGGTCACCCCGATGATCGGCGTGAACGACGTCGCCACCGAGATCTTCACCGTCGAGGACGCCGGACAGCTGGTGAAGTTCGCTCAGGAGAAGGGCATCGGCCGGCTGGCGATGTGGTCGGGCACGCGGGACGTGCAGTGCGCGGGCGGCGCGAAGCCGACCGCGGACGCCGTCTGCAGCTCGATCCTCCAGGAACCGCTGGCCTTCACCAAGGCGTTCGGCACCTTCGGGTAG
- a CDS encoding sensor histidine kinase — MRWALVKVCLAVTAMVVIAFAVPLGLVIKEMARDRAFSDAERQAATIGPTLTITTDPGELTRAALSTEPGGRGRLAVHVPATEPGGSRLEIGVRRATREDVETVRKSGRASIAEVRGGSTLLQPTALGSGGIAVVEVFVPEGEVSNGVGTAWLVLAGVGIALIVGSVAVADRLGVRMVEPAQRLAGAAQDLGEGRLGTRVPEDGPTELRSAAAAFNSMADQVVQLLANERELAADLSHRLRTPLTVLRLNAASLGEGPAAEQTRAAVEQLEREVDTIIRTAREQRPQTQGGPQGAGAGCDVSEVVRERMGFWSALAEDQGRTVRLAGVDRTVRIPVARPELAAALDALLGNVFRHTPEGTAFAVDVHHSGDAVLVLVSDAGPGIPDPESALARGASGRKGTRGAVGSTGLGLDIVRRVAESTGGDLRIGRSVLGGTEVRIWIGLEGGPAERARRGHRVGRRSGRRGPRGRRSRSAEFRGAPGNGPNL; from the coding sequence ATGAGATGGGCCCTGGTCAAGGTCTGCCTGGCCGTCACCGCCATGGTCGTGATCGCGTTCGCCGTACCGCTCGGGCTGGTCATCAAGGAGATGGCCCGCGACCGCGCCTTCTCCGACGCCGAGCGGCAGGCCGCCACCATCGGCCCCACGCTCACCATCACCACCGACCCCGGAGAACTCACCCGGGCCGCCCTGTCCACCGAGCCCGGCGGCAGGGGCCGCCTCGCGGTGCACGTCCCCGCCACCGAACCGGGCGGCTCCCGCCTGGAGATCGGTGTCCGGCGCGCCACCCGCGAGGACGTGGAGACCGTACGGAAGTCGGGGCGCGCCTCCATCGCCGAGGTGCGCGGCGGCTCCACCCTGCTCCAGCCCACCGCGCTCGGCTCCGGGGGCATCGCCGTCGTCGAGGTGTTCGTGCCCGAGGGCGAGGTCTCCAACGGGGTCGGCACGGCCTGGCTGGTCCTGGCCGGTGTCGGGATCGCGCTGATCGTCGGCTCCGTGGCCGTCGCCGACCGGCTCGGTGTGCGGATGGTGGAGCCGGCCCAGCGGCTCGCGGGCGCCGCCCAGGACCTGGGGGAGGGCAGGCTGGGGACCAGGGTGCCCGAGGACGGCCCCACCGAACTCCGGTCCGCCGCGGCCGCTTTCAACTCCATGGCCGACCAGGTGGTCCAGCTCCTGGCCAACGAACGCGAACTCGCCGCCGACCTCTCGCACCGGCTCCGCACCCCGCTGACCGTGCTCCGCCTCAACGCCGCCTCGCTGGGTGAGGGCCCGGCCGCCGAACAGACCCGGGCTGCCGTCGAGCAGCTGGAGCGCGAGGTCGACACGATCATCCGTACGGCCCGGGAGCAGCGCCCCCAGACCCAGGGCGGGCCGCAGGGCGCGGGCGCCGGATGCGACGTCTCCGAGGTCGTCAGGGAGCGCATGGGGTTCTGGTCGGCGCTCGCCGAGGACCAGGGGCGCACGGTGCGCCTGGCCGGTGTGGACCGGACCGTACGCATCCCGGTGGCCCGGCCCGAACTGGCGGCGGCCCTCGACGCGTTGCTCGGAAACGTCTTCCGGCACACGCCGGAGGGCACCGCCTTCGCCGTCGACGTGCACCACAGCGGTGACGCCGTGCTGGTGCTGGTCTCGGACGCCGGACCCGGGATACCCGATCCGGAATCGGCCCTGGCCCGGGGCGCCAGCGGACGGAAGGGCACACGGGGCGCGGTGGGATCGACCGGCCTCGGCCTCGACATCGTCCGCAGGGTCGCCGAGTCCACCGGCGGTGACCTGCGGATCGGGCGTTCGGTGCTCGGCGGCACCGAGGTCCGCATCTGGATCGGGCTCGAAGGCGGCCCGGCCGAGCGTGCGCGCAGGGGGCACCGGGTCGGCCGGCGGAGCGGAAGGCGCGGGCCGCGGGGCCGGCGATCCCGGAGCGCCGAGTTCCGCGGAGCCCCCGGAAACGGCCCGAACCTTTAA